A single region of the Kwoniella botswanensis chromosome 1, complete sequence genome encodes:
- a CDS encoding U6 snRNA-associated Sm-like protein LSm6: MDSASPQPEEAAAAAGSPSEFLKNIVGKRVKVRIGSGVDYHGLLTCLDGYMNVALEDTEEWANGRKTAEYGDCFLRGNNVLYISALEDL; the protein is encoded by the exons ATGGACTCGGCATCTCCTCAGCCAGAAGAAGCAGCAGCTGCAGCTGGATCTCCATCCGAGTTCTTGAAGAATATAGTggggaagagggtgaaagtCAGGATAGGTAGTGGGGTAGATTATCATG GCCTTTTGACATGTCTGGATGGATACATGAATGTGGCATTGGAGGATACAGAAGAATGGGCAAATGGTAGGAAGACAGCGGAATATGGCGATTGTTTCCTTCGAGGGAAtaatg TACTGTACATCTCTGCATTGGAAGATCTGTAA